A window from Drosophila miranda strain MSH22 chromosome Y unlocalized genomic scaffold, D.miranda_PacBio2.1 Contig_Y2_pilon, whole genome shotgun sequence encodes these proteins:
- the LOC117192422 gene encoding uncharacterized protein LOC117192422 isoform X3 produces MDWKRTIFSRCRVFSLFTLCASGFSYYPSLGRLLSAGPLDASARNTSCRSVDTNSRYRTPPSLTRRFTFLAVGFIRARERVTTAGHSSRLTARHRELSADLVWGHDAWRWSSGRRASARSPGHDACRPSFGRSPWPGSGHRQGPLSHGSARNTSCRSVDTNSRYRTPPSLTRRFTFLAVGFIRARERVTTAGHSSRLTARHRELSADLVWGHDAWRWSSGRRASARSPGHDACRPSFGRSPWPGSGHRQGPLSHGSGLATCCPAPPWICPSLGSSPGC; encoded by the exons ATGGACTGGAAACGTACCATTTTCTCGCGATGCCGGGTGTTTTCTTTGTTTACCTTGTGCGCGTCTGGTTTTTCCTACTACCCTTCGCTGGGCCGCCTGCTTTCCGCCGGCCCTCTGGATGCTTCGG CCCGGAATACCTCCTGCCGGTCGGTGGACACCAATAGCCGGTACCGGACGCCCCCGTCGTTGACCAGACGCTTCACCTTCCTTGCGGTTGGCTTTATCCGCGCGAGAGAGCGCGTGACGACGGCCGGGCACTCCTCGCGGTTGACGGCCCGCCACCGTGAGTTGTCCGCCGACCTCGTCTGGGGCCACGATGCCTGGCGCTGGAGCTCGGGCCGGCGCGCCTCCGCCCGCTCCCCTGGGCACGACGCCTGTCGGCCCAGCTTCGGACGCTCGCCCTGGCCGGGTTCCGGCCATCGCCAAGGACCTCTCTCCCATGGTTCAG CCCGGAATACCTCCTGCCGGTCGGTGGACACCAATAGCCGGTACCGGACGCCCCCGTCGTTGACCAGACGCTTCACCTTCCTTGCGGTTGGCTTTATCCGCGCGAGAGAGCGCGTGACGACGGCCGGCCACTCCTCGCGGTTGACGGCCCGCCACCGTGAGTTGTCCGCCGACCTCGTCTGGGGCCACGATGCCTGGCGCTGGAGCTCGGGCCGGCGCGCCTCCGCCCGCTCCCCTGGGCACGACGCCTGTCGGCCCAGCTTCGGACGCTCGCCCTGGCCGGGTTCCGGCCATCGCCAAGGACCTCTCTCCCATGGTTCAG GTCTGGCGACGTGTTGCCCGGCTCCGCCTTGGATCTG CCCGTCCTTGGGTTCCAGTCCAGGGTGCTGA
- the LOC117192423 gene encoding ecdysone receptor-like, translated as MHRLNATPQQPQPQKIPSHILLQQQLAAAATASTTLPPSNSHSHATAAPALTLHAASAATKTAVTAADEKLRPTATPTTPTTIKIEPMPDVIALTSGTAGGGGVPGAGTPTPNSKTTAAAAGASTSAAAAAANGHLVLAPSKRQRLDAPEDWMTTTSPGSVPSSAPPLSPSPGSQNHSYNMSNGYASPMSAGSYDPYSPNGKTGEC; from the exons ATGCACCGCTTGAATGCCACAccgcagcagccacagccacagaagATTCCCAGCCACATTTTGTTGCAACAACAgctggctgccgctgccactgcctctaCCACACTCCCTCCATCCAACAGCCATAGCCATGCAACTGCCGCCCCCGCCCTGACCTTGCATGCGGCCAGTGCAGCGACAAAAACAGCAGTGACCGCCGCAGATGAAAAGCTGAGGCCTACTGCCACACCCACTACGCCCACTACAATTAAAATAGAGCCCATGCCTGACGTCATAGCCCTGACCAGCGGCACAGCAGGCGGAGGAGGAGTGCCTGGAGCTGGAACCCCCACACCCAACAGCAAGacaacagcagcggcggcgggaGCTTCGACCtctgctgcagctgcggcTGCCAACGGACATTTGGTGCTGGCCCccagcaagcggcaacgcctGGATGC TCCTGAAGATTGGATGACCACCACCAGTCCGGGCAGTGTGCCCAGCTCTGCCCCGCCGCTGTCACCGTCCCCCGGCTCGCAGAATCACAGCTACAACATGTCCAATGGCTATGCATCGCCAATGTCCGCCGGAAGCTACGATCCCTACAGTCCCAATGGCAAAACAGGTGAGTGTTAA